A window from Rhineura floridana isolate rRhiFlo1 chromosome 17, rRhiFlo1.hap2, whole genome shotgun sequence encodes these proteins:
- the FLCN gene encoding folliculin isoform X2, with translation MNAIVVLCHFCELHGPRTLFCTEVLHAPLPQGAGSGDSPSQSEQAEEEEGGIQMSSRIRSHSPAEGASADSSSPGPKKSDMCEGCRSLPAGHPGYVSHDKETSIKYVSHQHPNHPQLFSIVRQACVRSLSCEVCPGREGPIFFGDEQHGFVFSHTFFIKDSLARGFQRWYSIITIMMDRIYLINSWPFLLGKIRGIIDELQGKALKVFEAEQYGCPQRAQRMNTAFTPFLHQRNGNAARSLTSLTNDENLWACLHTSFAWLLKACGSRLTEKLLEGAPTEDTLVQMEKLADLEEESEGWDNSEEKEGKSPSQDDVREARELIRSPTDSSLMVDCSNWNVAPRNQCFRSLRHLRQTVLPVGCVRIIPYSDKYEEAYRCNFLGLSPHVQIPSHILSSEFTVLVEVRTATRSSLYPVLFDDEQPLSKYEFVVTSGSPVAADRVGPTILNKIEAALTNQNLSVDVVDQCLVCLKEEWMNKVKVLFKFTKVDSRPKEDTQKLLSILGAAEEDNVKLLKFWMTGLSKTYKSHLMSTVRSPTSSESRN, from the exons ATGAATGCCATCGTTGTCCTTTGCCACTTTTGCGAGCTGCATGGGCCTCGCACCCTCTTTTGCACAGAAGTCCTTCATGCCCCTCTTCCGCAGGGGGCAGGAAGCGGAGACAGCCCCAGCCAAAGCGAacaggcagaagaggaggaaggaggcatCCAGATGAGCAGCCGGATCCGCTCGCACAGCCCAGCGGAAGGTGCCAGCGCAGACTCCAGCAGCCCAGGGCCCAAGAAGTCAGATATGTGTGAG GGGTGCCGCTCTCTTCCCGCAGGGCACCCAGGCTACGTCAGCCATGACAAAGAGACCTCAATCAAATACGTCAGCCACCAGCACCCAAACCACCCCCAGCTCTTCAGCATCGTGCGGCAGGCCTGTGTCCGCAGCCTCAGCTGTGAG GTCTGTCCGGGACGTGAAGGCCCCATCTTCTTTGGCGATGAGCAGCATGGCTTTGTGTTCAGCCACACCTTCTTTATCAAGGACAGCCTGGCGCGTGGCTTCCAGCGCTGGTACAGCATAATCACCATTATGATGGACCGCATCTACCTCATCAACTCTTGGCCTTTCCTGCTGGGGAAGATCAGAGGCATCATTGACGAgcttcagggcaaagcacttaaG GTCTTTGAAGCTGAGCAGTATGGGTGTCCCCAGCGCGCCCAGCGCATGAATACAGCCTTTACACCTTTTCTACACCAGCGGAATGGAAATGCAGCACGTTCTCTTACCTCTCTGACTAATGATGAAAACCTGTGGGCATGCCTCCATACTTCCTTTGCTTG GCTCCTAAAGGCATGTGGTagccgactcacagagaagctcctAGAGGGGGCACCTACCGAGGACACTCTTGTTCAGATGGAAAAACTCGCTG ATCTTGAGGAAGAGTCGGAAGGCTGGGATAACTCTGAGGAGAAAGAAGGGAAATCTCCAAGCCAGGATGACGTGAGAGAAGCCCGCGAGCTcatcagaagtcccactgattcATCTCTCATGGTCGACTGCAGTAACTGGAACGTAGCACCCAGGAACCAGTGTTTCCGATCCCTGCGGCATTTGAGACAG ACCGTGCTACCCGTGGGCTGCGTTCGAATCATCCCGTACAGCGACAAATATGAGGAGGCTTATCGGTGTAACTTTCTGGGCCTGAGCCCCCACGTACAAATCCCATCCCACATATTATCATCCG AGTTCACTGTCCTCGTTGAAGTGCGCACTGCCACACGGTCGAGCCTGTACCCGGTCTTGTTTGATGATGAGCAGCCCCTCAGCAAATACGAATTTGTGGTCACCAGTGGAAGCCCTGTGGCAGCAGACAGAG TTGGTCCCACCATCCTGAACAAGATTGAAGCCGCCTTGACAAACCAGAACCTCTCAGTGGATGTGGTGGACCAGTGCCTTGTTTGCCTTAAGGAGGAGTGGATGAA TAAAGTGAAGGTCCTCTTTAAGTTCACCAAAGTGGACAGCAGGCCCAAAGAAGACACCCAGAAGTTGCTG
- the FLCN gene encoding folliculin isoform X3 yields the protein MKGCRSLPAGHPGYVSHDKETSIKYVSHQHPNHPQLFSIVRQACVRSLSCEVCPGREGPIFFGDEQHGFVFSHTFFIKDSLARGFQRWYSIITIMMDRIYLINSWPFLLGKIRGIIDELQGKALKVFEAEQYGCPQRAQRMNTAFTPFLHQRNGNAARSLTSLTNDENLWACLHTSFAWLLKACGSRLTEKLLEGAPTEDTLVQMEKLADLEEESEGWDNSEEKEGKSPSQDDVREARELIRSPTDSSLMVDCSNWNVAPRNQCFRSLRHLRQVLGPSAFRMLAWHVLMGNQVIWKAQDPDLVQSAFDVLRTVLPVGCVRIIPYSDKYEEAYRCNFLGLSPHVQIPSHILSSEFTVLVEVRTATRSSLYPVLFDDEQPLSKYEFVVTSGSPVAADRVGPTILNKIEAALTNQNLSVDVVDQCLVCLKEEWMNKVKVLFKFTKVDSRPKEDTQKLLSILGAAEEDNVKLLKFWMTGLSKTYKSHLMSTVRSPTSSESRN from the exons ATGAAG GGGTGCCGCTCTCTTCCCGCAGGGCACCCAGGCTACGTCAGCCATGACAAAGAGACCTCAATCAAATACGTCAGCCACCAGCACCCAAACCACCCCCAGCTCTTCAGCATCGTGCGGCAGGCCTGTGTCCGCAGCCTCAGCTGTGAG GTCTGTCCGGGACGTGAAGGCCCCATCTTCTTTGGCGATGAGCAGCATGGCTTTGTGTTCAGCCACACCTTCTTTATCAAGGACAGCCTGGCGCGTGGCTTCCAGCGCTGGTACAGCATAATCACCATTATGATGGACCGCATCTACCTCATCAACTCTTGGCCTTTCCTGCTGGGGAAGATCAGAGGCATCATTGACGAgcttcagggcaaagcacttaaG GTCTTTGAAGCTGAGCAGTATGGGTGTCCCCAGCGCGCCCAGCGCATGAATACAGCCTTTACACCTTTTCTACACCAGCGGAATGGAAATGCAGCACGTTCTCTTACCTCTCTGACTAATGATGAAAACCTGTGGGCATGCCTCCATACTTCCTTTGCTTG GCTCCTAAAGGCATGTGGTagccgactcacagagaagctcctAGAGGGGGCACCTACCGAGGACACTCTTGTTCAGATGGAAAAACTCGCTG ATCTTGAGGAAGAGTCGGAAGGCTGGGATAACTCTGAGGAGAAAGAAGGGAAATCTCCAAGCCAGGATGACGTGAGAGAAGCCCGCGAGCTcatcagaagtcccactgattcATCTCTCATGGTCGACTGCAGTAACTGGAACGTAGCACCCAGGAACCAGTGTTTCCGATCCCTGCGGCATTTGAGACAG GTGTTGGGGCCATCGGCTTTCCGCATGTTGGCATGGCATGTGCTCATGGGGAACCAAGTCATCTGGAAAGCACAGGACCCAGACCTTGTCCAGTCTGCGTTTGACGTCCTACGG ACCGTGCTACCCGTGGGCTGCGTTCGAATCATCCCGTACAGCGACAAATATGAGGAGGCTTATCGGTGTAACTTTCTGGGCCTGAGCCCCCACGTACAAATCCCATCCCACATATTATCATCCG AGTTCACTGTCCTCGTTGAAGTGCGCACTGCCACACGGTCGAGCCTGTACCCGGTCTTGTTTGATGATGAGCAGCCCCTCAGCAAATACGAATTTGTGGTCACCAGTGGAAGCCCTGTGGCAGCAGACAGAG TTGGTCCCACCATCCTGAACAAGATTGAAGCCGCCTTGACAAACCAGAACCTCTCAGTGGATGTGGTGGACCAGTGCCTTGTTTGCCTTAAGGAGGAGTGGATGAA TAAAGTGAAGGTCCTCTTTAAGTTCACCAAAGTGGACAGCAGGCCCAAAGAAGACACCCAGAAGTTGCTG
- the FLCN gene encoding folliculin isoform X1: protein MNAIVVLCHFCELHGPRTLFCTEVLHAPLPQGAGSGDSPSQSEQAEEEEGGIQMSSRIRSHSPAEGASADSSSPGPKKSDMCEGCRSLPAGHPGYVSHDKETSIKYVSHQHPNHPQLFSIVRQACVRSLSCEVCPGREGPIFFGDEQHGFVFSHTFFIKDSLARGFQRWYSIITIMMDRIYLINSWPFLLGKIRGIIDELQGKALKVFEAEQYGCPQRAQRMNTAFTPFLHQRNGNAARSLTSLTNDENLWACLHTSFAWLLKACGSRLTEKLLEGAPTEDTLVQMEKLADLEEESEGWDNSEEKEGKSPSQDDVREARELIRSPTDSSLMVDCSNWNVAPRNQCFRSLRHLRQVLGPSAFRMLAWHVLMGNQVIWKAQDPDLVQSAFDVLRTVLPVGCVRIIPYSDKYEEAYRCNFLGLSPHVQIPSHILSSEFTVLVEVRTATRSSLYPVLFDDEQPLSKYEFVVTSGSPVAADRVGPTILNKIEAALTNQNLSVDVVDQCLVCLKEEWMNKVKVLFKFTKVDSRPKEDTQKLLSILGAAEEDNVKLLKFWMTGLSKTYKSHLMSTVRSPTSSESRN from the exons ATGAATGCCATCGTTGTCCTTTGCCACTTTTGCGAGCTGCATGGGCCTCGCACCCTCTTTTGCACAGAAGTCCTTCATGCCCCTCTTCCGCAGGGGGCAGGAAGCGGAGACAGCCCCAGCCAAAGCGAacaggcagaagaggaggaaggaggcatCCAGATGAGCAGCCGGATCCGCTCGCACAGCCCAGCGGAAGGTGCCAGCGCAGACTCCAGCAGCCCAGGGCCCAAGAAGTCAGATATGTGTGAG GGGTGCCGCTCTCTTCCCGCAGGGCACCCAGGCTACGTCAGCCATGACAAAGAGACCTCAATCAAATACGTCAGCCACCAGCACCCAAACCACCCCCAGCTCTTCAGCATCGTGCGGCAGGCCTGTGTCCGCAGCCTCAGCTGTGAG GTCTGTCCGGGACGTGAAGGCCCCATCTTCTTTGGCGATGAGCAGCATGGCTTTGTGTTCAGCCACACCTTCTTTATCAAGGACAGCCTGGCGCGTGGCTTCCAGCGCTGGTACAGCATAATCACCATTATGATGGACCGCATCTACCTCATCAACTCTTGGCCTTTCCTGCTGGGGAAGATCAGAGGCATCATTGACGAgcttcagggcaaagcacttaaG GTCTTTGAAGCTGAGCAGTATGGGTGTCCCCAGCGCGCCCAGCGCATGAATACAGCCTTTACACCTTTTCTACACCAGCGGAATGGAAATGCAGCACGTTCTCTTACCTCTCTGACTAATGATGAAAACCTGTGGGCATGCCTCCATACTTCCTTTGCTTG GCTCCTAAAGGCATGTGGTagccgactcacagagaagctcctAGAGGGGGCACCTACCGAGGACACTCTTGTTCAGATGGAAAAACTCGCTG ATCTTGAGGAAGAGTCGGAAGGCTGGGATAACTCTGAGGAGAAAGAAGGGAAATCTCCAAGCCAGGATGACGTGAGAGAAGCCCGCGAGCTcatcagaagtcccactgattcATCTCTCATGGTCGACTGCAGTAACTGGAACGTAGCACCCAGGAACCAGTGTTTCCGATCCCTGCGGCATTTGAGACAG GTGTTGGGGCCATCGGCTTTCCGCATGTTGGCATGGCATGTGCTCATGGGGAACCAAGTCATCTGGAAAGCACAGGACCCAGACCTTGTCCAGTCTGCGTTTGACGTCCTACGG ACCGTGCTACCCGTGGGCTGCGTTCGAATCATCCCGTACAGCGACAAATATGAGGAGGCTTATCGGTGTAACTTTCTGGGCCTGAGCCCCCACGTACAAATCCCATCCCACATATTATCATCCG AGTTCACTGTCCTCGTTGAAGTGCGCACTGCCACACGGTCGAGCCTGTACCCGGTCTTGTTTGATGATGAGCAGCCCCTCAGCAAATACGAATTTGTGGTCACCAGTGGAAGCCCTGTGGCAGCAGACAGAG TTGGTCCCACCATCCTGAACAAGATTGAAGCCGCCTTGACAAACCAGAACCTCTCAGTGGATGTGGTGGACCAGTGCCTTGTTTGCCTTAAGGAGGAGTGGATGAA TAAAGTGAAGGTCCTCTTTAAGTTCACCAAAGTGGACAGCAGGCCCAAAGAAGACACCCAGAAGTTGCTG